The Lactuca sativa cultivar Salinas chromosome 2, Lsat_Salinas_v11, whole genome shotgun sequence genome includes a window with the following:
- the LOC111912232 gene encoding 3-ketoacyl-CoA synthase 19: MAFLTTIMVLFTISYICLWLTKLVFGRGETCYMIDYECYKATKDTKLDTEQCTKIASRNKNLGIEDYRFLAKTMVSSGLGEETYGPKSIILGEEEHPKLVDSLSELESVFYDTLDRIFARSKISPSQVDILVVNVSLLSTVPSLTARIINHYNMRSDIKAFNLIGMGCSASLVAIDLVQHLFKTQKKKIAIVVSTEAMSAHWYCGRERSMMLSNCLFRVGGCSMLLTNDRARKNQAILKLKCMVRTHLASDDEAYNCCMQVEDDEGYEGFRLNKTLTKVAARALTKNLRVLLPKVLPLREIIRYVFLKSRSKINVKTGIEHFCIHPGGRAVIDDVGASLGLSEYDLEPARMALHRFGNTSSGGLWYVLGYMEAKKRLKKGDRILMISLGAGFKSNTCVWEVTRDLDRTNVWKDIIENYPPKKTINPYIAKYAWIHDKDMDFVTTDDIKMMLLGSAA, from the coding sequence ATGGCATTCTTAACAacaattatggttttatttaCGATCTCATATATTTGTTTATGGTTAACAAAGTTGGTATTTGGGCGAGGGGAAACATGCTATATGATCGACTACGAATGCTACAAGGCAACGAAGGATACAAAGTTGGACACTGAACAGTGTACAAAGATTGCTTCACGCAACAAGAATCTGGGTATCGAAGATTACAGGTTTCTTGCAAAAACCATGGTTAGTTCAGGCCTTGGTGAAGAAACTTATGGTCCAAAAAGCATCATATTGGGTGAAGAAGAACACCCAAAACTTGTTGATTCTCTATCAGAATTAGAATCCGTGTTCTACGATACGCTGGATAGAATATTTGCCAGATCGAAAATTTCGCCATCTCAAGTTGATATACTTGTGGTGAATGTATCGCTACTCTCAACGGTGCCTTCTTTAACAGCTAGAATCATTAATCATTACAATATGCGGTCCGATATTAAGGCGTTTAATCTCATAGGAATGGGGTGTAGTGCGAGTCTAGTTGCTATCGATCTGGTGCAACACTTGTTCAAGACTCAGAAGAAGAAAATAGCCATTGTTGTGAGCACAGAAGCAATGTCAGCTCATTGGTATTGTGGGAGAGAAAGGTCCATGATGCTCTCTAACTGTCTTTTCCGGGTAGGAGGTTGTTCGATGCTTTTAACCAACGACAGGGCTCGCAAGAATCAGGCCATTTTGAAGCTCAAATGTATGGTTCGAACCCATTTGGCCTCGGATGACGAAGCCTACAACTGCTGCATGCAGGTTGAAGATGACGAAGGATATGAAGGCTTTCGTCTCAACAAAACACTCACCAAAGTTGCTGCTCGAGCTTTGACGAAGAACCTACGGGTGCTTTTACCAAAAGTGCTTCCACTTCGGGAGATAATTCGTTATGTATTCCTGAAATCTCGTTCGAAAATCAATGTGAAAACTGGAATCGAACACTTCTGCATACACCCAGGAGGAAGAGCTGTGATAGATGACGTGGGTGCAAGTCTAGGGCTAAGCGAGTATGACCTTGAACCAGCCCGAATGGCGCTGCATCGTTTTGGGAACACTTCGTCTGGTGGGCTCTGGTATGTTCTAGGGTACATGGAGGCCAAGAAAAGGTTGAAGAAAGGTGACAGAATCTTGATGATTAGCTTGGGTGCAGGTTTCAAATCCAACACCTGTGTGTGGGAGGTCACCAGAGATTTGGATCGAACAAATGTTTGGAAAGATATTATCGAAAATTACCCTCCAAAGAAGACCATAAACCCTTATATTGCTAAGTACGCATGGATTCATGATAAAGACATGGATTTTGTGACAACTGATGATATAAAGATGATGCTACTTGGTTCTGCTGCGTAG